In Rahnella aquatilis CIP 78.65 = ATCC 33071, one DNA window encodes the following:
- the murQ gene encoding N-acetylmuramic acid 6-phosphate etherase, giving the protein MKTSLNLGALVSESRNPDTMNLDQMSTLELVTCFNQEDRKVPEAINKVLPHIARAVDKAAASFQAGGRLIYLGAGTSGRLGVLDASECPPTFGVPHGMVVGLIAGGPGALLKAVEGAEDSESLGVEDLKNLNLHADDTVVGLAASGRTPYVIGALRYASEMGCATVAISCNPDSPIAREASIAISPVVGPEALTGSTRLKSGTAQKLVLNMISTGAMVKSGKVYQNLMVDVKATNVKLVDRACRIVVEATGAARSDAEAALSRTDFEVKPAILMLLAGIDAEQAKIRLAKHHGFLRAALAD; this is encoded by the coding sequence ATGAAGACGAGCCTCAACCTTGGTGCGCTGGTTTCAGAAAGCCGCAATCCGGATACGATGAATTTAGATCAAATGTCTACGCTGGAACTGGTGACCTGTTTCAATCAGGAAGACCGTAAAGTGCCGGAGGCTATCAATAAAGTCCTGCCGCACATCGCCCGGGCTGTCGATAAAGCCGCTGCGTCATTTCAGGCTGGCGGGCGTCTGATTTATCTTGGTGCAGGTACCAGTGGTCGCCTCGGCGTTCTTGATGCGTCTGAATGTCCGCCGACGTTTGGTGTCCCGCACGGTATGGTTGTCGGGCTGATTGCCGGCGGGCCGGGCGCGCTGCTCAAAGCGGTAGAAGGTGCTGAAGACAGTGAATCGCTGGGTGTGGAGGACTTAAAAAATCTCAATCTGCACGCGGATGACACCGTTGTCGGATTAGCCGCAAGTGGACGCACGCCTTACGTCATAGGTGCTTTACGCTATGCATCAGAAATGGGCTGCGCCACGGTGGCAATTTCCTGTAACCCGGATTCTCCGATAGCGCGTGAAGCCAGCATCGCGATTTCTCCGGTTGTAGGGCCGGAAGCACTGACCGGCTCAACCCGTTTGAAATCCGGCACGGCGCAGAAACTGGTGCTGAATATGATTTCAACCGGAGCAATGGTTAAAAGTGGCAAGGTTTATCAGAACCTGATGGTGGATGTGAAAGCGACCAACGTGAAGCTGGTCGATCGTGCCTGCCGGATCGTTGTCGAGGCCACGGGCGCGGCACGCAGTGATGCCGAAGCGGCACTTTCCAGGACGGATTTTGAAGTTAAACCGGCTATTCTGATGCTGCTGGCAGGTATTGACGCGGAGCAGGCAAAAATACGTCTGGCTAAGCACCACGGATTCCTGCGCGCCGCACTGGCTGATTAA
- a CDS encoding MurR/RpiR family transcriptional regulator — protein sequence MSCMIRIRQLYPTLAQNDRKLADFLLAQPEKARHMSSQKLAEKAGVSQSGVVKFAQKLGYKGFPALKLAMSESLASQENSEPVTVHNQILSTDSLHVVGEKLLAEKQSALRATLDINSESRLQIALAMLAGARKIVLSGIGASGLVAKDLAYKLLKIGVTAIAESDTHVLVATAQALSKEDLLLAISFSGERSEINLAAKVARESGAKVLAITGFSPNTLQQQADHCLYTVAELPATRGAALSATTAQYSLTDLLFVALVQQDTAHAPERIRHSEELVKKLV from the coding sequence ATGAGTTGTATGATCCGTATCCGCCAGCTTTATCCGACACTGGCGCAAAATGACCGCAAACTGGCCGATTTCCTGCTCGCTCAGCCGGAAAAAGCACGTCATATGAGTTCGCAGAAACTGGCTGAAAAGGCCGGCGTCAGCCAGTCTGGTGTGGTGAAATTTGCCCAAAAACTGGGCTATAAAGGCTTCCCCGCGCTAAAACTGGCCATGAGTGAATCACTCGCATCGCAGGAAAACAGTGAGCCGGTCACTGTACATAATCAGATTTTAAGCACCGACAGCCTGCATGTTGTGGGGGAGAAATTACTGGCAGAAAAACAGTCGGCACTTCGTGCAACGCTGGATATCAACAGCGAGTCCCGTCTGCAAATTGCTTTGGCGATGCTCGCCGGTGCCCGAAAAATTGTGCTGAGCGGCATTGGTGCATCCGGATTAGTGGCAAAAGATCTGGCGTATAAGCTGCTGAAAATCGGGGTCACGGCGATTGCCGAATCCGATACGCACGTCCTGGTTGCCACCGCACAGGCGCTGTCGAAAGAAGATTTACTGCTGGCGATTTCGTTCAGCGGCGAACGGAGTGAAATCAATCTTGCGGCAAAAGTCGCCCGCGAGAGTGGCGCAAAAGTTCTGGCCATTACCGGGTTTTCACCCAATACCCTGCAACAGCAGGCAGACCATTGTTTGTATACGGTCGCAGAATTACCCGCAACCCGTGGCGCAGCACTCTCAGCCACCACGGCACAATATTCCCTGACTGATTTACTGTTTGTCGCGCTGGTTCAGCAGGATACGGCGCATGCACCGGAGCGGATCCGCCACAGCGAAGAACTGGTGAAAAAACTGGTTTGA
- a CDS encoding YfhL family 4Fe-4S dicluster ferredoxin, with translation MALLITHKCINCDMCEPECPNQAISMGNEIYEIDSDRCTECVGHYDKPTCQSVCPIDNTIIINPQHAETNEQLWDKFVVLHHTV, from the coding sequence ATGGCCCTGCTGATCACACACAAATGCATTAATTGCGATATGTGCGAACCGGAGTGCCCGAACCAGGCGATCTCGATGGGCAATGAGATTTACGAAATCGACAGCGATCGGTGTACGGAATGCGTCGGGCATTACGATAAACCGACCTGTCAGAGCGTCTGCCCGATCGACAATACCATCATCATTAATCCGCAACACGCCGAAACCAACGAACAGCTTTGGGATAAGTTTGTGGTATTGCATCACACCGTGTAA
- the acpS gene encoding holo-ACP synthase — MSILGLGTDIVEISRIEAVIARSGDRLARRILCANEWAVYEQHQQPVRFLAKRFAVKEAAAKALGTGIRNGLAFEQFEVVNDVLGKPGLVFHARAAEMAAVMGVKSVHVTLADERRYACATVIIEN; from the coding sequence ATGAGCATTTTAGGTTTAGGTACGGATATCGTTGAAATTTCCCGTATCGAAGCGGTGATTGCACGCAGTGGCGACCGTCTGGCCAGGCGTATTTTGTGCGCGAATGAATGGGCGGTTTATGAGCAACATCAGCAGCCTGTTCGATTTCTGGCAAAGCGGTTTGCTGTCAAGGAAGCCGCAGCTAAAGCGCTGGGGACCGGGATCCGCAACGGTCTGGCGTTTGAACAATTTGAAGTCGTCAATGATGTGCTGGGAAAGCCGGGCCTGGTATTCCATGCCCGTGCGGCGGAAATGGCAGCCGTGATGGGGGTGAAGTCGGTGCATGTCACGCTGGCGGATGAAAGGCGTTATGCCTGTGCCACGGTCATTATCGAGAACTAA